Within Bacillota bacterium, the genomic segment ACAGCTATATTATGTAAACCATTTCTGTTATATTTATTAGCAGGGATCCATATACTTATTATTTACAATCATATAAAATAATATATATTTCGTCAATAAAAAGAACATAAATTTATGTAAAATTCTTGTAGAAATTATCTGCAATTGCATCAATAAAATCCTTGTTGGTGCCAAAGGTACTATTACACCCAAGCCACCTTGCAGGAAATTTGCCTGACTTCTTTTGGCTATGAACTCTAAATCATCAGGTACGGTACAATCCTTGCAGCGTTTCCGTTAGTCGTTGATAAACCACTTTTCAGGTATATAGAGCCTCCAGTTTAGCGGAGTGATTACAGCCTGTTGTATAAGCTTCGGGTCCCAATCGTTGTTTTGCAGGACCATTTTTTTCGACCTTCTTTCTTTGGTAGTATTGAGAGTTCGGGCTAAGGACGTTCGGGGCAAAAGAAATTGCAATTAAGAGGAAAGAATGCGGTCTATCATTGTAGAGACTCAGACATTCAATTATAAAGCTATAGAAAATGCGCCCATGGAGACGAAGAGACAAACAATTGCAGAATAATTATTCCCTGTGGTATAATCCTGTGATATAATATAAATAAATATACTGCTAATTGCGATAGAACAAATTAGTAGAAAGGACTGTATATGGGTATGATAAGCAAGCCCCATGACAAATTTTTTAAAGAAACCTTAAGTGACCTTGAAATCACAAAAGACTTTATGCTCAACTATCTGCCCAAAGAGATTCTGGAAATAATAGACTTGGATAATCTTTCGGCCGGTAAGGATAGCTACATTGACAAAGAATTGGAAGAACTATTTTCAGATATATTATTCAAGACCACTATCAATGGGAAAGAAGGATATATTTATTTTTTATTTGAGCATAAAAGCTATTTGTGCAGCAGAACATCATTACAGTTATTGAAATATATGATTAAGATATGGGAGCAAAAAATTAACAAAGAAAACATTAGTAAGCTACCCATCATTATACCCTTAGTAGTATACCATGGAGAAAGTAAATGGAACATTGATACTAGTTTTGCAGGGATAATAGAAGGAATAGGAAACTTGCCTGAAAGCATCCGGAAATATATTCCCTGCTATGAATACATACTATATGACTTATCACCATATGGAGATGAAGAAATAAAAGGAAACGCAAAACTCAGGATATTTTTAGAGATACTAAAGGCAATATTCAATAAAAACTTTGACGAATTTATAAAAACTCTGGAAAGGTCATTTGAAGCCTTAGAGAAACTGGAACATCAGGAAAA encodes:
- a CDS encoding Rpn family recombination-promoting nuclease/putative transposase, producing the protein MGMISKPHDKFFKETLSDLEITKDFMLNYLPKEILEIIDLDNLSAGKDSYIDKELEELFSDILFKTTINGKEGYIYFLFEHKSYLCSRTSLQLLKYMIKIWEQKINKENISKLPIIIPLVVYHGESKWNIDTSFAGIIEGIGNLPESIRKYIPCYEYILYDLSPYGDEEIKGNAKLRIFLEILKAIFNKNFDEFIKTLERSFEALEKLEHQEKGIDYFETFVRYIMNARNDINIKDVYEVAKKISLERSEEIMTIAEQLVKEGMQKGIKEGMQKGIKEGMQKGIKEGMQKGIVEGKRKTARNLLRLGFSIEQVAEAAELSTKEVMRLKREIEK